One part of the Paroedura picta isolate Pp20150507F chromosome 5, Ppicta_v3.0, whole genome shotgun sequence genome encodes these proteins:
- the LOC143839174 gene encoding kelch repeat and BTB domain-containing protein 13-like — MPPRGLRAASGKRLSGAAAWLAWARLTMHVLAHLSRALRQLWALLFPSQKWPGRASGSLPEPWESCPEQRVYRGGDPEGKLLMVHTWPYSFQVDLAPLAEESAYFQALSRSGMQEAAEGHLRLDHVPSGAFHAILQWVFGGRFGLQTEEDLLPAVQAASYLVLPGFLDRCWVALRPLLGPQNCLSLLHFAEAVGCPELQAEVCGYLSANLLELAAPVTRHLAPQLREKLARLRLQGPPQLCVLQKESLTTAGQRGLYCRPLPPEEGGWHCATHLPFQAEKWSFSTAQLLNYLFIMGGYREKRGARGFIFRMAAFRYNPLTGVWHPTAAPQKRRRHFGTAVVAHHIYAIGGWYLGSLLAPDSSTCLYAAVERYDPWADRWAFVSSLPTGGFSFAISLSHDLPLCTAHARAIYTLGTVQRTGEKLLLRYDVGTDSWQELLPTLTQADADLPGLYFLGGTEPLFVVGSNSRGNVVTSFSVASCQWGPVRALPKCGLAGQGLAVEGLLYMASPDLGAILVVDLAGPDCTLLPPPPFPLCYESLFLLHFPLEADSRGGAGEQEGEKP, encoded by the exons ATGCCTCCGCGGGGTCTGAGGGCTGCCTCTGGGAAGAGGCTTTCTGGGGCAGCAGCTTGGCTGGCCTGGGCCCGTCTGACCATGCATGTGCTGGCCCATCTGTCCCGTGCCCTCCGCCAATTGTGGGCCCTGCTGTTCCCCTCCCAGAAGTGGCCTGGAAGGGCCTCAGGTTCCCTTCCGGAGCCCTGGGAGAGCTGCCCCGAACAGAGGGTCTACAGGGGAGGAGACCCAGAAGGCAAGCTGCTCATGGTCCACACTTGGCCCTACAGCTTCCAG GTGGACCTGGCCCCGCTGGCGGAAGAGAGTGCTTACTTCCAGGCCCTCTCCCGCTCCGGCATGCAGGAGGCGGCCGAGGGGCACCTCCGCCTGGACCACGTGCCCTCGGGGGCTTTCCACGCCATCCTGCAGTGGGTCTTCGGAGGGCGCTTTGGCCTGCAGACGGAGGAGGACCTCTTGCCGGCAGTGCAGGCCGCCAGCTACCTGGTGCTGCCTGGCTTCCTGGACCGGTGCTGGGTGGCTCTGCGCCCgctgctgggcccccagaactGCTTGTCTCTCCTGCACTTTGCAGAGGCCGTGGGCTGCCCGGAGCTGCAGGCGGAGGTGTGTGGGTACCTGAGCGCCAACCTTCTGGAGCTGGCCGCGCCCGTCACTCGCCACTTGGCCCCGCAGCTGAGGGAAAAGCTGGCCCGGCTCCGCCTGCAGGGGCCCCCCCAGCTCTGCGTGCTGCAGAAGGAGAGCCTGACCACAGCCGGGCAGCGGGGCCTTTACTGCCGCCCACTGCCCCCCGAGGAGGGGGGCTGGCACTGCGCCACCCACCTGCCTTTCCAGGCCGAGAAGTGGAGCTTCAGCACCGCCCAGCTGCTCAACTACCTCTTCATCATGGGGGGCTACCGGGAGAAGCGGGGGGCCCGCGGCTTCATCTTCCGCATGGCAGCATTCCGCTACAATCCCCTGACTGGCGTGTGGCACCCCACAGCCGCGCCCCAGAAG CGTCGACGGCACTTCGGCACCGCCGTGGTCGCGCACCACATCTACGCCATCGGGGGCTGGTACTTGggctccctcctggccccggACAGCAGCACCTGCCTCTACGCAGCCGTCGAGCGCTACGACCCCTGGGCAGACCGCTGGGCCTTCGTCTCCTCCCTGCCCACGGGGGGCTTCTCCTTCGCCATCTCCCTGTCCCACGACCTTCCGCTCTGCACGGCACATGCCAGGGCCATCTACACGCTGGGCACCGTGCAACGCACCGGGGAGAAACTCCTCCTGCGCTACGACGTGGGCACCG ATTCCTGGCAGGAGCTGTTGCCAACGCTGACACAGGCAGATGCTGACCTGCCAGGGCTCTACTTCCTGGGCGGCACGGAGCCCCTCTTTGTGGTGGGCAGCAACTCTCGTGGCAACGTGGTGACGTCTTTCAGCGTGGCCTCCTGCCAGTGGGGCCCCGTCCGGGCTCTGCCCAAGTGTGGCTTGGCCGGGCAGGGCCTGGCTGTTGAGGGGCTTCTCTACATGGCCTCCCCTGACTTGGGGGCTATATTGGTGGTTGACCTGGCGGGACCAGACTGCAccctgctgcctcctccccccttccctctgtgCTACGAGTCCCTCTTTCTGCTTCATTTCCCCCTGGAAGCCGACTCTAGAGGAGGGGCAGGTGagcaggagggggagaagccctga